From a single Triplophysa rosa linkage group LG17, Trosa_1v2, whole genome shotgun sequence genomic region:
- the anapc7 gene encoding anaphase-promoting complex subunit 7 yields MNVIDHVRDMAAAGLHSNVRILSSLLLTMSTNNPELFSPAQKYQLLVYHADSIFHDKEYRNAACKYNMALQQKKVLSKTSKVRPSSTGGSTSAVQAQNLPSEIEVKYKIAECYTILKLDKDAISVLDGIPSRQRTPKINMMLANLYRKAGQERSAVTSYKEVLRQCPLALDAIIGLLSLSVKGAEVASMTMDVIQSIPNLDWLSVWIKAHAFLHGGDNQRASNTICSLEKKSLLRDNVDLLVTLADVYFRAGDTKNSILKFEQAQMLDPYLIKGMDVYGYLMAREGHLEDVEVLGGRLFNISDQHAEPWVISGCHSFYGKRYSRALYLGAKAIQLNSNSVQALLLKGAALRNMGRVQEAIIHFREAMRLAPCRLDCYEGLIDCYLASNGIREAMGMANNIYKTLGANAQTLTILATVCLEDPMTQEKAKTLLDKALAQRPDYIKAVVKKAELLSREQKYDEGIALLRNTLANQSDCVLHRMLGDFLVAVNDYQEAMDQYSIALSLDPNDQKSLEGMQKMEKEESPTDATVELDGDDMEGSGEEGDLEGSDSEAAQWADQEQWFGMQ; encoded by the exons atgaacgtGATTGATCATGTGCGGGATATGGCAGCGGCCGGACTGCATTCTAATGTCCGGATCCTTAGCAGTTTGCTGCTCACCATGAGTACCAACAACCC GGAGCTGTTCTCCCCGGCTCAGAAGTACCAGCTGCTGGTGTATCACGCGGACTCAATCTTCCATGATAAAGAGTACAGGAACGCCGCCTGCAAATACAACATGGCTTTGCAGcagaagaaagtgctcagcaaAACATCCAAAGTGCGGCCGTCCAGTACAGGTGGCTCAACATCTGCAGTGCAAGCACAG aatttaCCATCAGAGATTGAAGTCAAATATAAAATCGCAGAGTGCTACACCATTCTGAAGCTGGATAAAGACGCCATATCCGTGCTGGATGGAATCCCTTCTCGCCAGAGAACGCCAAAG aTCAACATGATGTTGGCGAATCTGTACAGAAAGGCGGGTCAAGAACGTTCAGCTGTGACGAGTTACAAGGAGGTCTTGAGACAGTGTCCACTGGCTCTTGATGCTATTATTG GGCTTCTGTCTCTGTCGGTGAAGGGGGCGGAGGTCGCGTCCATGACGATGGATGTGATTCAGAGCATCCCGAATCTCGATTGGCTGTCTGTTTGGATTAAAGCGCATGCTTTTTTGCATGGAGGAGACAATCAGAGGGCTAGCAACACTATCTG CTCTTTGGAGAAGAAGTCTCTCTTGAGGGATAACGTCGATCTGTTGGTCACGTTGGCAGATGTGTACTTCAGGGCTGGAGATACCAAGAACTCCATCTTGAAGTTTGAGCAGGCACAGATGCTCGATCCTTACCTGATCAAAG GTATGGATGTGTATGGGTATCTCATGGCCAGGGAGGGTCACCTAGAAGATGTGGAAGTTCTTGGAGGACGGCTGTTCAACATATCCGACCAGCACGCCGAGCCTTGGGTCATATCAGG ATGTCACAGTTTCTACGGTAAACGTTATTCTCGGGCCCTCTATCTGGGAGCTAAAGCCATTCAGCTGAACAGTAACAGTGTTCAGGCACTTCTCCTGAAGGGGGCAGCGCTGCGTAACATGGGCCGAGTGCAGGAAGCGATCATACACTTCAGAGAAGCCATGCGATTGGCTCCCTGTCGTCTGGACTGCTACGAAG GTCTCATCGATTGTTACCTGGCGTCTAATGGTATCCGGGAGGCTATGGGAATGGCTAACAACATTTACAAAACCCTGGGAGCTAATGCCCAGACTCTCACCATCCTGGCCACAGTGTGTCTAGAAGACCCCATGACGCAGGAGAAAGCGAAAACGCTGCTGGACAAAGCTCTCGCTCAACGACCCGACTACATCAAAGCTGTCGTGAAGAAAGCCGAGCTCCTCA GTCGGGAACAGAAATACGATGAAGGGATAGCACTTCTACGAAACActttagccaatcagagcgACTGTGTGCTGCACAGAATGCTGGGAGATTTTCTCGTGGCTGTTAATGACTATCAGGAGGCCATGGATCAGTACAGTATAGCACTAAG CCTCGATCCAAACGATCAGAAGTCTCTGGAGGGCATGCAGAAGATGGAGAAGGAAGAAAGTCCCACAGATGCCACGGTCGAGCTGGATGGTGATGATATGGAGGGCAGTGGGGAGGAGGGAGACCTGGAGGGCAGTGACAGCGAGGCGGCGCAGTGGGCCGATCAAGAGCAGTGGTTCGGCATGCAGTGA